Proteins from a genomic interval of Beijerinckia indica subsp. indica ATCC 9039:
- a CDS encoding AI-2E family transporter gives MTSSREGVTPNAQAGAKELPDTADQNILPAQDPNTVLLAGLFLIAALSGAYVAAEVVLPLIFAIVLKLLLQPGMRFLERYYIPRHLAAFFLILAVLGAILGIGAAVSGPSKAWFEHLSEGLPLLRERLLFLSHPFELLDTLRNKMDGMGHSGQLSVSLAKSLSESLQETLLRTTRHFASGLFEMILILFFLLVFGDMFLRRLVEILPRFKDKRQVVDLSQQIESNISAYLLTITIMNAAVGLATAIVMWACGVGDPILWGLIAFLLNFLPIMGPFFGVGVFLVAGLLTIPQLWLALLPAGLYLLIHIMEGELITPMLLARRFTLNPVLVIVSLIFWFWMWGVLGAILSVPLLAMTKIICDGIKPLNAVGHFLEGDSP, from the coding sequence ATGACATCTTCCAGGGAGGGAGTAACACCCAATGCGCAAGCGGGTGCCAAAGAATTGCCGGATACGGCAGACCAAAATATATTGCCCGCACAGGATCCAAATACGGTCTTGTTGGCAGGTCTTTTTCTGATTGCTGCTCTAAGCGGCGCGTATGTTGCCGCCGAGGTCGTCCTCCCCCTCATTTTTGCGATCGTCTTGAAATTACTTCTGCAACCTGGCATGAGATTTTTAGAGCGATACTATATTCCTCGGCATCTGGCTGCATTCTTTCTTATCCTTGCGGTGCTTGGCGCAATTCTGGGCATTGGAGCTGCTGTGTCGGGCCCGTCGAAGGCTTGGTTCGAGCATCTTTCTGAAGGACTCCCGCTCTTGCGGGAAAGGTTACTTTTTCTCAGCCATCCGTTTGAATTACTCGACACGTTGCGGAACAAGATGGATGGCATGGGGCATTCCGGGCAGCTTAGTGTCAGCCTTGCCAAAAGCCTAAGCGAAAGCCTGCAAGAGACCTTATTGAGGACAACACGCCATTTTGCCAGCGGTCTCTTCGAAATGATCCTGATCCTTTTCTTTCTCCTTGTCTTTGGTGACATGTTCCTCCGGCGACTCGTAGAAATCTTGCCGCGTTTCAAGGACAAGCGGCAGGTCGTCGATCTTTCCCAGCAGATCGAAAGCAATATTTCTGCTTATCTGCTGACCATCACAATCATGAATGCTGCCGTCGGCCTTGCGACGGCGATCGTTATGTGGGCCTGTGGTGTCGGAGATCCGATTTTATGGGGACTCATCGCGTTTCTTTTGAATTTCCTGCCGATCATGGGGCCATTCTTCGGCGTTGGAGTGTTTCTTGTCGCAGGCTTGTTGACCATTCCGCAATTATGGCTCGCGCTTTTGCCGGCGGGGCTTTATTTGCTCATCCATATTATGGAAGGGGAGTTGATTACTCCCATGCTGCTTGCGCGCCGCTTTACGCTTAATCCCGTTTTGGTGATTGTGTCCCTCATCTTCTGGTTTTGGATGTGGGGTGTTCTTGGCGCGATCCTTTCGGTGCCTTTGCTCGCGATGACGAAGATTATTTGCGATGGAATCAAGCCTCTCAACGCTGTCGGGCATTTTTTGGAAGGAGATTCGCCTTGA
- a CDS encoding sensor histidine kinase, with amino-acid sequence MVRSLRGRLIILLFLLVAAAGAAGGLMVGLFRQSATAQAGQAEAEIGRACDAIGNAYRFYSSGWHGPPAGVNDDVLRQGLTTVVQTALRDRPGIEGGIWQSDAGSLAYAFPTYQGSGPKTDVPQAELPHIQAVNQAALAAGDRQAVSRYDASSQILLLTACPLPGPIPSLTAWTMTRVVTLAGSGYRLLMMGLSVLFAAVLAAAVLLTRLTMTWSRHVARIETALQAHDIAELPTLPPTGERELDRIVMALNDAGQRLAEARRRADQLARQVETGERLAAIGRVAAGVAHEIRNPIAAMRLKAENAMAGDSERKNLALTMMLGQIERLDALVRRLLSVTERETLNRAPVALKPFLESCLSTHLELARSKAIALDCAADSEEPSFDSDQMRRALDNLVLNAIEAAPAETAIVIAARHDHENLVVSVCDGGSGPPAEIRDHLFEPFVTSRADGTGLGLSIVREVAAAHGGIARLSCSRTGTVFEIVVPWRLS; translated from the coding sequence ATGGTTCGATCGCTACGAGGCCGCCTCATTATTCTGCTCTTCTTGCTGGTTGCCGCCGCGGGAGCAGCCGGCGGGCTCATGGTCGGCCTGTTCAGGCAGTCGGCGACAGCCCAGGCTGGCCAAGCTGAAGCGGAAATCGGCCGCGCCTGCGACGCGATTGGTAATGCGTACCGCTTCTACAGCAGCGGCTGGCACGGGCCGCCTGCTGGGGTCAACGACGATGTCTTACGTCAAGGTCTGACCACGGTCGTGCAAACAGCGCTTCGGGATCGGCCAGGCATCGAAGGGGGGATTTGGCAGAGCGATGCCGGCTCTCTCGCCTACGCATTCCCAACCTACCAAGGATCAGGTCCTAAAACCGATGTGCCTCAAGCGGAGCTTCCCCACATTCAAGCCGTCAATCAAGCAGCGCTAGCTGCGGGCGATCGGCAGGCGGTCAGCCGTTACGACGCATCGTCGCAGATCTTGCTCTTGACCGCGTGCCCGCTGCCCGGACCGATCCCAAGCTTGACGGCGTGGACCATGACACGCGTTGTGACGCTCGCTGGGAGCGGTTATCGCCTGCTGATGATGGGTCTTAGTGTCTTGTTCGCTGCCGTGCTCGCAGCGGCGGTTCTGCTGACTCGGCTCACGATGACTTGGTCGAGGCATGTTGCGCGCATCGAGACCGCGCTCCAGGCCCACGACATCGCCGAACTGCCCACATTGCCTCCGACGGGCGAGCGCGAACTCGATCGCATCGTCATGGCGCTGAACGATGCGGGACAGCGACTTGCTGAAGCTAGACGCCGAGCCGATCAACTAGCACGACAGGTCGAGACTGGAGAACGCCTGGCGGCGATCGGACGCGTCGCCGCTGGCGTGGCACATGAGATTCGAAATCCGATCGCCGCCATGAGGCTCAAGGCAGAGAACGCCATGGCTGGCGATTCGGAGCGCAAGAACCTGGCTCTCACCATGATGCTCGGGCAAATCGAACGGCTCGATGCGCTGGTCCGCCGTCTTCTTAGCGTGACTGAACGAGAGACGCTCAATCGCGCTCCCGTCGCCCTGAAGCCCTTTCTCGAATCCTGCCTGTCGACGCATCTCGAACTCGCTCGATCGAAGGCCATTGCGCTGGACTGCGCGGCCGACAGTGAGGAGCCGAGCTTCGATTCCGATCAAATGAGGCGTGCGCTCGATAACCTCGTTCTCAACGCCATCGAAGCGGCACCTGCGGAGACAGCCATTGTTATCGCCGCACGACATGACCATGAGAATCTCGTCGTCTCGGTTTGCGATGGAGGTTCAGGACCGCCGGCGGAAATCCGGGATCATCTGTTCGAGCCATTCGTCACCAGCCGCGCTGATGGAACCGGACTTGGTTTGTCGATCGTGCGCGAAGTTGCGGCCGCGCATGGCGGGATCGCACGCCTGAGTTGTTCTCGGACAGGAACAGTTTTTGAGATCGTGGTGCCATGGCGTCTATCCTAA
- a CDS encoding sigma-54-dependent transcriptional regulator, translating to MASILIVDDDDAMRDALSEAARDLGYDAHLAASGAEAISLLHAQAIDAALLDLRMPGMEGIEVLKRLRALPNPPPVTVLTAHATAANTIEAMRLGAFDHLTKPIGREEVSRILAGMLAARAAPRAFRSEPEPGGLIGSSEPMRTVQKTIGMLADSNATVLISGETGTGKELVARAIHEHGHRSSRPFIPVNCAAIPAELMESELFGHVRGAFTGAVTDRKGAFREAERGTLFLDEIGDMEIALQAKILRALQERVVTPVGGKAIPVDVRVIAATHRDLKQRVRDGSFREDLFYRLHVVPIHLPALRERIADIVPLAEYFLARAGGAKQLAPEAAARLVRHAWPGNVRELKNAMERAAALVRSDAVNSVDLDFIDETRSATDRAIDWPDEDLPSATSRLEEMLIRRALARSEGNRAEAARLLGIHRQLLYTKMKRYGLDASEDRTQRVGEADIPTGQPSKK from the coding sequence ATGGCGTCTATCCTAATTGTCGATGATGATGATGCGATGCGTGACGCGCTGAGCGAAGCTGCGCGCGATCTCGGCTATGATGCACACTTGGCGGCGTCGGGAGCGGAGGCGATAAGCCTCCTCCATGCGCAGGCGATCGACGCCGCGCTGCTCGATCTTCGCATGCCCGGCATGGAAGGGATCGAGGTTCTGAAGCGTCTCCGCGCGCTCCCAAATCCGCCTCCCGTGACGGTATTGACCGCCCACGCGACTGCCGCGAACACGATCGAAGCGATGCGGCTCGGCGCGTTCGATCATCTGACGAAGCCAATCGGACGAGAGGAAGTGTCGCGCATATTGGCGGGAATGCTTGCGGCTAGAGCGGCGCCACGTGCATTCCGGTCGGAGCCAGAACCAGGCGGGTTGATCGGGTCGAGCGAGCCGATGCGAACCGTCCAGAAGACCATCGGCATGCTCGCCGACAGCAATGCGACCGTGCTCATCTCAGGTGAGACGGGGACCGGCAAGGAGCTGGTGGCGCGTGCCATTCACGAGCACGGCCATCGGAGCAGCAGGCCGTTCATTCCCGTCAATTGCGCCGCGATTCCGGCCGAGCTCATGGAGAGCGAGCTGTTCGGTCATGTCCGCGGCGCGTTTACGGGCGCCGTAACCGATCGGAAAGGCGCGTTTCGCGAAGCCGAGCGGGGTACTCTGTTTCTCGACGAGATCGGCGACATGGAAATTGCCCTGCAAGCGAAGATCTTGCGGGCGCTACAGGAGCGTGTTGTTACACCCGTCGGCGGCAAGGCCATTCCCGTCGATGTTCGCGTGATCGCAGCGACCCATCGGGATCTAAAGCAGCGCGTGCGAGATGGCAGTTTCAGGGAGGATTTGTTCTATCGGTTGCACGTCGTGCCGATCCATTTGCCAGCTCTACGAGAGCGCATCGCCGACATCGTTCCTCTCGCCGAGTATTTCTTGGCGCGCGCCGGCGGCGCCAAGCAACTTGCGCCGGAGGCCGCGGCGCGGCTCGTCCGCCATGCCTGGCCCGGAAATGTGCGCGAATTGAAGAATGCGATGGAGCGCGCTGCGGCGCTAGTGCGCAGTGATGCGGTCAACTCCGTCGATCTCGACTTTATCGATGAGACTCGCTCGGCAACCGATCGAGCAATTGATTGGCCGGATGAAGATCTGCCGTCGGCCACCTCTCGGCTCGAGGAGATGCTGATTCGCCGCGCTCTAGCAAGGAGTGAAGGCAATCGGGCGGAAGCGGCGCGCCTGCTCGGCATCCACCGGCAGCTTCTCTATACGAAGATGAAGCGCTATGGCCTCGACGCGTCCGAAGACCGGACGCAACGTGTCGGGGAAGCGGACATTCCGACGGGCCAGCCGTCTAAAAAATAA